The following coding sequences lie in one Capsicum annuum cultivar UCD-10X-F1 chromosome 5, UCD10Xv1.1, whole genome shotgun sequence genomic window:
- the LOC107870130 gene encoding universal stress protein PHOS34, protein MRKARTIGIGMDYSSTSKVALKWAIDNLIDEGDTIIIIHVLSSNIDPTSKQLFEDTGSPLIPLDEFKQINVSKYYGLNPDKEVLDMLEPVSKHKKVTVVSKVYWGDAREKLCDAAENLKLDSLVIGSRGLGVLKRVLLGSVSNYVVQNATCPVTVVKTNPPK, encoded by the exons atgagaaaagcacgtACAATAGGAATTGGTATGGATTATTCATCAACAAGCAAAGTAGCTCTAAAATGGGcaattgataatttaattgatGAAGGTGatacaattattattattcatgttctTTCTTCTAATATTGATCCAACTAGCAAACAACTCTTTGAAGACACTGGTTCac cttTGATACCTTTGGATGAATTTAAACAGATTAATGTGTCTAAGTACTATGGATTAAATCCAGATAAAGAGGTTCTTGATATGCTTGAACCTGTTTCCAAGCATAAAAAG GTAACAGTAGTGTCAAAGGTGTATTGGGGAGATGCAAGAGAGAAACTTTGTGATGCTGCAGAAAATCTCAAACTCGATTCACTTGTAATTGGAAGTAGAGGCTTAGGAGTCCTTAAAAG GGTGTTACTTGGAAGTGTGAGCAATTATGTGGTGCAAAATGCAACATGTCCTGTTACTGTGGTGAAAACCAATCCtccaaagtga
- the LOC107870131 gene encoding transmembrane 9 superfamily member 3 — MCTKLVMEMEKKMAIYVVVLVIVCCASPARSDGSDHKYKAGDSVPLYANKVGPFHNPSETYRFFDLPFCTPDHVKEKKEALGEVLNGDRLVSAPYKLDFLYDKDSEIVCKKKLSKEEVSQFRSAVAKDYYFQMYYDDLPIWGFLGKVDKEGKADPSEYKYYLFKHLHFEIFYNDNRVIEINARTDPNALVDITEDKEVDVDFMYSVKWKETKTPFDKRMEKYSQSSSLPHHLEIHWFSIINSCVTVLLLTGFLATILMRVLKNDFVKYAHDEETADDQEETGWKYIHGDVFRYPSHKSLMAAALGSGTQLFTLTIFIFLLSLVGVFYPYNRGALFTALVVIYALTSGIAGYTAASFYCQLEGTNWVRNLILTGGLFCGPLFVTFCFLNSVAIAYSATAALPFGTIVVIFLIWALVTSPLLVLGGIAGKNSRAEFQAPCRTTKYPREIPPLPWYRGTLPQMAMAGFLPFSAIYIELYYIFASVWGHRIYTIYSILFIVFIILIIVTAFITVALTYFQLAAEDHEWWWRAFLCGGSTGLFIYGYCLYYYYARSDMSGFMQTSFFFGYMACICYGFFLMLGTVGFRAALFFVRHIYRSIKCE, encoded by the exons ATGTGCACAAAATTAGTGATggaaatggagaagaagatggcGATTTACGTCGTCGTTTTGGTAATTGTGTGTTGTGCATCGCCGGCGAGATCCGACGGTTCAGATCATAAGTATAAAGCTGGTGATTCCGTTCCTCTTTATGCTAATAAAGTCGGTCCTTTTCATAATCCTAG TGAAACATACCGGTTCTTTGATCTTCCTTTTTGTACTCCAG ATCACgtaaaagagaaaaaggaagcTCTTGGTGAGGTCTTGAATGGTGACCGATTGGTCAGTGCTCCTTACAAGCTTGACTTTTTGTATGACAAGGACTCGGAAATAGTTTGCAAGAAGAAATTGTCCAAGGAAGAAGTTTCTCAATTTCGTAGCGCTGTTGCTAAAGACTACTACTTCCAAATGTATTACGATGACTTGCCCATTTGGGGTTTCTTAGGGAAAGTTGACAAGGAAGGAAAAGCTGACCCCAGCGAGTACAAATATTACCTGTTCAAACATCTTCATTTCGAGATCTTTTATAATGATAATCGTGTGATTGAGATCAATGCACGAACTGATCCTAATGCCCTGGTAGATATCACAGAGGATAAAGAGGTTGATGTTGACTTCATGTACTCTGTAAAATGGAAAGAGACAAAAACACCTTTCGATAAGAGGATGGAGAAGTACTCACAGTCTTCATCGTTGCCACATCACTTGGAAATCCATTGGTTTTCAATTATCAATTCCTGTGTGACAGTTCTTCTCTTAACTGGTTTTCTTGCCACAATTCTTATGCGGGTCCTTAAGAATGACTTTGTCAA ATATGCACATGATGAGGAGACAGCTGATGACCAAGAAGAAACTGGGTGGAAATACATCCATGGTGATGTTTTTAGGTACCCAAGTCACAAATCCTTGATGGCGGCAGCACTTGGTAGCGGCACCCAGCTATTCACACT GACCATATTTATTTTCCTTCTCTCACTTGTTGGTGTTTTCTATCCATACAACCGTGGAGCTTTGTTCACTGCACTGGTCGTCATATATGCTCTCACATCTGGCATTGCAGGCTATACTGCTGCCTCTTTCTATTGCCAGCTAGAAGGGACAAACTGG GTCAGGAATTTGATATTGACTGGAGGATTATTTTGTGGACCACTGTTTGTCACGTTCTGTTTCCTTAACAGCGTTGCAATTGCATACAGTGCCACTGCTGCACTACCTTTTGGAACCATTGTAGTCATTTTTCTAATATGGGCTCTTGTAACATCACCGTTACTTGTATTGGGAGGGATAGCTGGAAAGAACAGCAGGGCTGAATTCCAAGCTCCTTGCCGAACCACCAAATATCCAAGAGAGATCCCACCCTTACCTTGGTACCGTGGAACTCTACCTCAGATGGCAATGGCTGGGTTTTTGCCTTTCAGCGCCATATATATCGAACTTTACTATATATTTGCTAGTGTTTGGGGTCACAGGATTTACACGATATACAGCATCTTATTTATAGTCTTCATCATTCTCATTATTGTCACCGCCTTCATAACCGTGGCCTTGACGTACTTTCAACTCGCTGCTGAAGATCATGAATGGTGGTGGAG GGCTTTCCTCTGTGGTGGATCGACTGGACTCTTCATCTACGGCTACTGCTTGTATTACTATTATGCTCGTTCGGATATGTCTGGCTTCATGCAAACCTCATTCTTCTTTGGATACATGGCTTGCATCTGCTACGGTTTCTTTCTCATGCTCGGGACTGTTGGTTTCCGTGCAGCCCTATTTTTTGTCCGTCATATATACCGGTCAATCAAGTGCGAGTAG
- the LOC107870132 gene encoding pre-mRNA splicing factor SR-like 1 isoform X1, whose product MAEIKTSGRPIDQLLEKVLCMNILSSDYFRDLLRLKTYHEVIDEIYNQVDHVEPWMTGNCRGPSTAFCLLYKFFTMKLTVKQMHGLLKHPDSPYIRAIGFLYLRYLGDFKALWGWYEPYLKDDEEFSPGSSGRMTTMGVYVRDLFLGQYYFDTLLPRIPVPVMRTAVASLEKMNLPTKPSGSIGDSSRGSEETSRRPPSVKASLSVSFGQRAPHRASTRDSSPIRRTVAPSPYDKDGGNDSRRSPSIRRSQSRDLSDRENSERDRGRDRERDRERTRDRDRDRDRDRYRDQERERERGRDRDRDRRYDHERDRERDRDRRRDYDRDRGRDRDRRYDYDRRSIERSRRDYERSRSRSRSRSHSRSLHDQGTTLDQQRTPPRDESKEKKAASSNLAKLKDLYGDFSTQKDNVGDDRAPNRDTSTEEVIRLGGSWR is encoded by the exons ATGGCTGAGATTAAGACTTCTGGAAGACCTATTGACCAATTGTTAGAGAAGGTTCTCTGCATGAACATTCTATCTTCTGATTACTTCAGAGATCTATTGCGCCTGAAAACTTATCATGAAGTGATTGATGAAATCTATAATCAAGTTGACCATGTGGAGCCATGGATGACTGGCAACTGTCGTGGTCCTTCAACAGCCTTCTGCCTTCTCTATAAGTTCTTTACAATGAAACTTACTGTCAAGCAAATGCATGGCCTGTTAAAGCATCCAGATTCTCCTTACATTAGAGCT ATTGGGTTCCTTTATCTGAGATATCTTGGTGATTTTAAGGCATTATGGGGTTGGTATGAGCCTTATCTCAAAGATGACGAG GAATTCTCTCCTGGATCCAGTGGCCGAATGACCACAATGGGCGTATATGTGCGTGACTTGTTCCTCGGGCAG TATTATTTTGACACGCTGCTACCCCGCATTCCTGTTCCTGTTATGCGGACAGCAGTTGCGAGTCTTGAAAAAATGAATCTGCCGACCAAACCCTCTGGGTCGATCGGGGACTCTAGTCGCGGATCTGAGGAAACTTCTCGTCGACCACCTTCTGTCAAAGCTTCCCTTTCAGTGTCTTTTGGTCAACGTGCACCTCATCGTGCATCAACTAGAGATTCATCTCCCATCCGACGAACAGTTGCACCATCACCCTATGATAAGGATGGTGGAAATGATTCAAGACGGTCCCCTAGTATACGCCGGAGTCAAAGTCGTGATTTATCTGACCGAGAAAATTCTGAAAGGGACAGGGGCCGGGACAGAGAGAGGGACAGGGAAAGAACTAGGGATAGAGACCGTGATAGGGATAGGGATCGGTATAGGGACCAGGAAAGAGAAAGGGAGAGGGGCAGGGATCGGGATAGAGATAGGAGGTATGATCATGAACGAGATCGTGAAAGGGATAGAGACAGGAGGCGTGATTATGACAGAGACCGGGGAAGGGATAGGGACAGAAGGTATGATTATGATCGAAGGTCAATCGAGAGAAGCAGAAGAGACTACGAGAGGAGCAGGAGTCGTAGTAGGAGTAGAAGCCACAGCCGAAGCTTGCATGATCAAGGTACCACTCTCGATCAACAGCGAACTCCACCTAGAGATGAAAGCAAGGAGAAAAAGGCTGCATCTAGCAATCTAGCCAAGCTTAAAGATCTATACGGCGACTTCAGCACTCAAAAAGATAACGTAGGTGACGACAGGGCTCCAAATCGGGATACAAGTACCGAAGAGGTTATCAGACTTGGTGGTTCATGGAGGTAA
- the LOC107870132 gene encoding pre-mRNA splicing factor SR-like 1 isoform X2: protein MRLLEFQLMQSSSSHNPLKVPHIGFLYLRYLGDFKALWGWYEPYLKDDEEFSPGSSGRMTTMGVYVRDLFLGQYYFDTLLPRIPVPVMRTAVASLEKMNLPTKPSGSIGDSSRGSEETSRRPPSVKASLSVSFGQRAPHRASTRDSSPIRRTVAPSPYDKDGGNDSRRSPSIRRSQSRDLSDRENSERDRGRDRERDRERTRDRDRDRDRDRYRDQERERERGRDRDRDRRYDHERDRERDRDRRRDYDRDRGRDRDRRYDYDRRSIERSRRDYERSRSRSRSRSHSRSLHDQGTTLDQQRTPPRDESKEKKAASSNLAKLKDLYGDFSTQKDNVGDDRAPNRDTSTEEVIRLGGSWR from the exons ATGAGGCTTTTGGAATTCCAGCTAATGCAAAGCAGTTCCTCTCATAATCCATTGAAAGTACCACAT ATTGGGTTCCTTTATCTGAGATATCTTGGTGATTTTAAGGCATTATGGGGTTGGTATGAGCCTTATCTCAAAGATGACGAG GAATTCTCTCCTGGATCCAGTGGCCGAATGACCACAATGGGCGTATATGTGCGTGACTTGTTCCTCGGGCAG TATTATTTTGACACGCTGCTACCCCGCATTCCTGTTCCTGTTATGCGGACAGCAGTTGCGAGTCTTGAAAAAATGAATCTGCCGACCAAACCCTCTGGGTCGATCGGGGACTCTAGTCGCGGATCTGAGGAAACTTCTCGTCGACCACCTTCTGTCAAAGCTTCCCTTTCAGTGTCTTTTGGTCAACGTGCACCTCATCGTGCATCAACTAGAGATTCATCTCCCATCCGACGAACAGTTGCACCATCACCCTATGATAAGGATGGTGGAAATGATTCAAGACGGTCCCCTAGTATACGCCGGAGTCAAAGTCGTGATTTATCTGACCGAGAAAATTCTGAAAGGGACAGGGGCCGGGACAGAGAGAGGGACAGGGAAAGAACTAGGGATAGAGACCGTGATAGGGATAGGGATCGGTATAGGGACCAGGAAAGAGAAAGGGAGAGGGGCAGGGATCGGGATAGAGATAGGAGGTATGATCATGAACGAGATCGTGAAAGGGATAGAGACAGGAGGCGTGATTATGACAGAGACCGGGGAAGGGATAGGGACAGAAGGTATGATTATGATCGAAGGTCAATCGAGAGAAGCAGAAGAGACTACGAGAGGAGCAGGAGTCGTAGTAGGAGTAGAAGCCACAGCCGAAGCTTGCATGATCAAGGTACCACTCTCGATCAACAGCGAACTCCACCTAGAGATGAAAGCAAGGAGAAAAAGGCTGCATCTAGCAATCTAGCCAAGCTTAAAGATCTATACGGCGACTTCAGCACTCAAAAAGATAACGTAGGTGACGACAGGGCTCCAAATCGGGATACAAGTACCGAAGAGGTTATCAGACTTGGTGGTTCATGGAGGTAA
- the LOC107870132 gene encoding pre-mRNA splicing factor SR-like 1 isoform X3, with the protein MAEIKTSGRPIDQLLEKVLCMNILSSDYFRDLLRLKTYHEVIDEIYNQVDHVEPWMTGNCRGPSTAFCLLYKFFTMKLTVKQMHGLLKHPDSPYIRAIGFLYLRYLGDFKALWGWYEPYLKDDEEFSPGSSGRMTTMGVYVRDLFLGQVSIILTRCYPAFLFLLCGQQLRVLKK; encoded by the exons ATGGCTGAGATTAAGACTTCTGGAAGACCTATTGACCAATTGTTAGAGAAGGTTCTCTGCATGAACATTCTATCTTCTGATTACTTCAGAGATCTATTGCGCCTGAAAACTTATCATGAAGTGATTGATGAAATCTATAATCAAGTTGACCATGTGGAGCCATGGATGACTGGCAACTGTCGTGGTCCTTCAACAGCCTTCTGCCTTCTCTATAAGTTCTTTACAATGAAACTTACTGTCAAGCAAATGCATGGCCTGTTAAAGCATCCAGATTCTCCTTACATTAGAGCT ATTGGGTTCCTTTATCTGAGATATCTTGGTGATTTTAAGGCATTATGGGGTTGGTATGAGCCTTATCTCAAAGATGACGAG GAATTCTCTCCTGGATCCAGTGGCCGAATGACCACAATGGGCGTATATGTGCGTGACTTGTTCCTCGGGCAGGTAAG TATTATTTTGACACGCTGCTACCCCGCATTCCTGTTCCTGTTATGCGGACAGCAGTTGCGAGTCTTGAAAAAATGA
- the LOC107870132 gene encoding pre-mRNA splicing factor SR-like 1 isoform X4 yields the protein MAEIKTSGRPIDQLLEKVLCMNILSSDYFRDLLRLKTYHEVIDEIYNQVDHVEPWMTGNCRGPSTAFCLLYKFFTMKLTVKQMHGLLKHPDSPYIRAIGFLYLRYLGDFKALWGWYEPYLKDDEDARTTLA from the exons ATGGCTGAGATTAAGACTTCTGGAAGACCTATTGACCAATTGTTAGAGAAGGTTCTCTGCATGAACATTCTATCTTCTGATTACTTCAGAGATCTATTGCGCCTGAAAACTTATCATGAAGTGATTGATGAAATCTATAATCAAGTTGACCATGTGGAGCCATGGATGACTGGCAACTGTCGTGGTCCTTCAACAGCCTTCTGCCTTCTCTATAAGTTCTTTACAATGAAACTTACTGTCAAGCAAATGCATGGCCTGTTAAAGCATCCAGATTCTCCTTACATTAGAGCT ATTGGGTTCCTTTATCTGAGATATCTTGGTGATTTTAAGGCATTATGGGGTTGGTATGAGCCTTATCTCAAAGATGACGAG GATGCAAGGACCACTCTTGCTTGA